From Juglans regia cultivar Chandler chromosome 8, Walnut 2.0, whole genome shotgun sequence, the proteins below share one genomic window:
- the LOC109019043 gene encoding putative UPF0481 protein At3g02645: MEPPKVTHDHEWVIHISRALEEALEEDDEPLPPSIFSVPKTLMSIKPETYTPQLVALGPYHHQRLELLEMEHSKLASALRVQKHIKEIKFRDLVNRIAESDCIIRACYHRFLVFDPETLAWIFAIDAAFILECLQTYSSVTNRGSLLRISSKMAQLIDYARKKTTHDHAILRDIIMLENQIPLFLLKEVHHAFYYYEDRDEVLADMLLGFCKDLSPIKYVKDQQNFREECFARAHLLDLLYYMVIAPNLQLSTDCEQEKPEEDKEIGWSRKAWKLILKSLWYIYFTPLLLLSRILKSKVVTLILTIPFTIISTFANRGSKSATAITDLISSAENVAENLEIPSCHDDGKDESPLVEQIAIPSVTELHKIGVKFRPAKGGLRSIKFDKSSGSFYLPVIHLDDNSEVVLRNLVAYEACIAPEVMAFTRYTELMNGIIDKEEDVRILRNAGIILNRLKSDVEVATLWNGMTKSVRVTKVPVLDKAIEGANTYYSKSWKVSMNLNMKNYIFSWWPCLTFLAANTLILLSMVQTACSIYTCSKWMQAL; this comes from the coding sequence ATGGAACCGCCAAAAGTTACTCATGACCATGAATGGGTCATACATATAAGTAGAGCCCTAGAAGAAGCCCTCGAAGAGGACGATGAACCACTTCCCCCTAGCATCTTCAGCGTACCCAAAACCCTAATGTCTATCAAACCAGAAACATACACGCCACAGCTTGTAGCCCTCGGCCCATACCACCACCAGCGGCTTGAACTCTTGGAAATGGAGCACTCCAAGCTCGCTTCGGCTTTGAGAGTGCAAAAGCACATCAAAGAAATCAAATTTCGTGATTTGGTGAACCGCATTGCGGAAAGTGATTGCATCATTCGAGCTTGCTACCATCGATTCTTGGTGTTTGACCCAGAAACACTCGCATGGATATTTGCTATTGATGCTGCCTTCATATTGGAGTGCCTCCAAACCTATTCTTCCGTAACAAACCGAGGCTCACTTTTGCGAATATCTTCTAAAATGGCCCAGTTGATAGACTACGCCAGGAAGAAAACCACACATGACCATGCAATACTCAGGGATATCATCATGCTGGAAAATCAGATCCCTCTCTTTTTGCTTAAAGAAGTCCACCACGCATTTTATTATTACGAAGATCGTGACGAAGTATTAGCCGACATGCTGTTGGGTTTTTGCAAAGATCTTTCACCCATCAAGTACGTTAAAGATCAACAAAACTTCAGGGAAGAATGTTTCGCGAGAGCCCATTTGCTAGATCTTCTATACTACATGGTAATTGCGCCAAACTTGCAACTTTCAACTGATTGTGAGCAGGAAAAGCCAGAAGAGGATAAAGAGATTGGTTGGTCTAGAAAAGCCTGGAAATTAATCTTGAAATCGCTatggtatatttattttaccccACTCCTCCTTCTTAGCAGAATTTTAAAGTCGAAAGTAGTCACACTCATACTCACAATACCATTCACAATAATCTCGACTTTTGCGAATCGAGGAAGCAAGAGTGCTACTGCTATAACCGATCTAATATCGTCCGCAGAGAACGTGGCTGAGAATTTGGAAATCCCATCTTGTCATGACGACGGGAAAGACGAAAGTCCTTTAGTCGAACAGATTGCAATCCCAAGTGTGACTGAGCTTCATAAAATTGGTGTAAAATTTCGTCCAGCAAAGGGTGGATTGAGAAGCATAAAATTTGACAAGTCTTCTGGCTCATTTTACCTTCCAGTTATTCACTTAGATGATAACTCCGAGGTGGTGCTAAGGAACCTCGTGGCCTACGAGGCATGTATTGCCCCTGAGGTGATGGCTTTTACACGTTATACAGAGTTGATGAATGGAATAATTGATAAAGAGGAGGATGTGAGGATTCTTCGTAACGCAGGGATCATCTTGAACCGCCTCAAAAGTGATGTAGAAGTGGCAACACTTTGGAATGGGATGACGAAGTCTGTGAGGGTAACGAAAGTTCCAGTTCTTGACAAGGCCATTGAAGGCGCGAATACTTATTATTCGAAGAGTTGGAAAGTGAGCATGAACCTAAACATGAAGAATTATATCTTTTCTTGGTGGCCATGTCTTACCTTTCTGGCAGCGAATACTCTAATATTGCTATCCATGGTGCAAACAGCCTGTTCTATATACACTTGCTCTAAATGGATGCAAGCCCTGTGA
- the LOC118349181 gene encoding protein FAR1-RELATED SEQUENCE 5-like — protein MVSDFVHQYEKALDARYFKEKDKDVRTKSSRPVLKACWEIEEEVAKVYTRKFFNIFQDELFNCQRYKATKVQQEGESKMYEVAPKGKDKRIYYVTFNCKEAKAICICHMFEFVGILCRHILCVFMKKSNLDTLSHQYVLDRWTINAKSRAIREIPNPKGHVSTQEDPIMRKSHLMMKFYDIAELGSQSRDVGNVNDNMSQRVDLDEEEMDGSDKCIVSMG, from the exons ATGGTGAGTGACTTTGTGCATCAGTACGAGAAAGCCTTAGATGCACgttattttaaggaaaaagatAAGGATGTGAGAACAAAGTCGAGTAGGCCGGTTTTGAAAGCATGTTGGGAAATTGAAGAAGAGGTAGCCAAAGTGTATACAAGGAAGTTCTTCAATATCTTTCAAGACGAGCTATTCAATTGCCAACGATACAAAGCAACAAAGGTTCAGCAAGAGGGTGAGAGTAAAATGTATGAGGTGGCACCTAAGGGCAAGGACAAACGTATCTATTATGTGACTTTCAACTGTAAAGAAGCAAAGGCAATATGTATATGTCATATGTTTGAGTTTGTGGGTATTCTCTGTAGGCATATTCTATGTGTATTCATGAAGAAATCAAATTTAGATACTTTGTCACATCAATATGTTCTAGATCGATGGACCATCAATGCTAAGAGTCGAGCTATCCGTGAAATACCAAATCCCAAGGGGCATGTTTCAACACAAGAAGATCCGATAATGCGAAAAAGTCATTTGATGATGAAGTTTTACGATATTGCTGAACTTGGGTCACAATCAAG AGATGTTGGAAATGTAAATGACAACATGTCACAAAGGGTggatcttgatgaagaa GAAATGGATGGTTCCGATAAATGCATTGTTTCCATGGGCTAA